In one window of Azotobacter salinestris DNA:
- a CDS encoding IclR family transcriptional regulator, whose amino-acid sequence MSESRQAVPTLAPPPYISPAKRIEALSGDPNFMTSLARGLAVIGAFQERKRHLTIAQISHRTEIPRAAVRRCLHTLMKLGFATTDGRTYSLTPKVLTLGHAYLSSTPLAVSAQPYLDRISEQLHEACNLATLEGEEVLYIARSAIPQRLISVDLSVGSRLPAYCTSMGRVLLAALDDVSLQEYLEHADLLPKTSRTLHTREALWECLQQVRRQGWCIVDQELEQGLRSLTVPIQDSSGRVLAAMNVSTHAGRVSIAELEKHYLPIMLAASRELSAQLFA is encoded by the coding sequence ATGAGTGAGTCGCGTCAGGCCGTGCCCACCCTCGCGCCGCCGCCCTACATTTCCCCTGCCAAGCGCATCGAGGCTCTGAGCGGCGACCCGAATTTCATGACCTCCCTGGCCCGCGGCCTGGCGGTGATCGGCGCCTTCCAGGAGCGCAAGCGCCACCTGACCATCGCCCAGATCAGCCACCGTACCGAGATCCCTCGGGCCGCCGTGCGTCGCTGCCTGCACACCCTGATGAAACTCGGCTTCGCCACCACCGACGGGCGCACCTACTCGCTGACGCCCAAGGTGCTGACCCTCGGTCACGCCTACCTGTCCTCCACGCCGCTGGCGGTGTCCGCGCAGCCCTATCTCGACCGCATCAGCGAGCAGCTGCACGAGGCCTGCAACCTGGCCACCCTGGAAGGCGAGGAGGTGCTCTACATCGCCCGCTCGGCGATTCCCCAGCGGCTGATTTCGGTCGACCTCAGCGTCGGCAGCCGGCTGCCGGCCTACTGCACCTCGATGGGCCGCGTGCTGCTCGCCGCACTGGACGACGTCAGCCTGCAGGAATACCTGGAGCACGCCGACCTGCTGCCCAAGACCAGCCGCACCCTGCACACCCGCGAGGCGCTCTGGGAATGCCTGCAGCAGGTGCGCCGGCAGGGCTGGTGCATCGTCGACCAGGAGCTGGAGCAGGGTCTGCGTTCGCTGACGGTGCCGATCCAGGATTCCTCGGGACGGGTGCTGGCGGCGATGAACGTCAGCACCCACGCCGGACGGGTGTCCATCGCCGAGCTGGAAAAGCACTACCTGCCGATCATGCTGGCGGCCAGTCGCGAACTGAGCGCCCAGCTGTTCGCCTGA
- a CDS encoding CoA transferase subunit A, translating to MAEILTLREAVQRFVNDGDTVALEGFTHLIPTAAAHELIRQGRKDLTLVRMTPDLVYDLLIGAGCARKLIFSWGGNPGVGSLHRLRDAVEKGWPQPLEIEEHSHADLANAYVAGASGLPFAVLRAYAGSDLPKVNPLIRSVTCPFTGEVLAAVPSVRPDVTVIHAQKADRKGNVLIQGILGVQKEAALAAKRCIVTVEEIVDDLKAPMNACVLPTWALSAVCLVPGGAHPSYAHGYYERDNRFYQDWDPIARSREGFTAWIDAFIRGTADFSEYQAKLAAQEAK from the coding sequence ATGGCCGAAATCCTCACCCTGCGTGAAGCGGTACAGCGCTTCGTCAACGATGGCGACACCGTCGCCCTCGAAGGCTTCACCCACCTGATTCCCACCGCCGCCGCCCATGAGCTGATCCGCCAGGGCAGGAAGGACCTGACCCTGGTGCGCATGACCCCCGACCTGGTCTACGACCTGCTGATCGGCGCCGGCTGCGCCAGGAAGCTGATCTTCTCCTGGGGCGGCAACCCCGGCGTGGGGTCCCTGCATCGCCTGCGCGACGCGGTGGAGAAGGGCTGGCCGCAGCCGCTGGAGATCGAGGAGCACAGCCACGCCGACCTGGCCAACGCCTACGTGGCCGGCGCCTCCGGCCTGCCGTTCGCGGTGCTGCGCGCCTACGCCGGCTCCGACCTGCCGAAGGTCAACCCGCTGATCAGGAGCGTCACCTGCCCGTTCACCGGCGAGGTGCTGGCCGCGGTGCCCTCGGTGCGCCCGGACGTCACCGTGATCCACGCGCAGAAGGCCGACCGCAAGGGCAACGTGCTGATCCAGGGCATCCTCGGCGTGCAGAAGGAGGCCGCGCTGGCCGCCAAACGCTGCATCGTCACCGTCGAGGAGATCGTCGACGACCTCAAGGCGCCGATGAACGCCTGCGTCCTGCCGACCTGGGCGCTGAGCGCGGTCTGCCTGGTGCCCGGCGGCGCCCATCCGTCCTACGCCCACGGCTACTACGAGCGCGACAACCGCTTCTACCAGGACTGGGACCCGATCGCCCGCAGCCGCGAGGGCTTCACCGCCTGGATCGACGCGTTCATCCGCGGCACCGCCGACTTTTCCGAGTACCAGGCCAAGCTGGCCGCCCAGGAGGCCAAATGA
- a CDS encoding CoA-transferase subunit beta, with translation MMTYSTNEMMTVAAARRLGNGSVCFVGIGLPSKAANLARLTHAPDVVLIYESGPIGAKPSVLPLSIGDGELAETADTVVPTGEIFRYWLQGGRIDVGFLGAAQVDKYGNINTTVIGDYHKPKVRLPGAGGAPEIAGSAKKVLIILKQSHRTFVDKLAFITSVGFGEGGDHRKQLGLPGAGPVAIITDLCIMEPEAGTHEFIVTSLHPGVTREQVVENTGWAIRFADKVAVTEAPNATELAALRELEARTAATHGQAGGEE, from the coding sequence ATGATGACTTACTCCACCAATGAAATGATGACCGTCGCCGCCGCCCGCCGCCTGGGCAACGGCAGCGTCTGCTTCGTCGGCATCGGCCTGCCGTCCAAGGCCGCCAACCTGGCGCGCCTGACCCACGCCCCGGACGTGGTGTTGATCTACGAATCCGGCCCGATCGGCGCCAAGCCCTCGGTGCTGCCGCTGTCGATCGGCGACGGCGAGCTGGCCGAAACCGCCGACACCGTGGTGCCCACCGGCGAGATCTTCCGCTACTGGCTGCAGGGCGGGCGCATCGACGTCGGCTTCCTCGGCGCCGCCCAGGTCGACAAGTACGGCAACATCAACACCACGGTGATCGGCGACTACCACAAGCCCAAGGTGCGCCTGCCGGGCGCCGGCGGCGCGCCGGAGATCGCCGGCAGCGCGAAGAAGGTGCTGATCATCCTCAAGCAATCGCACCGCACCTTCGTCGACAAGCTGGCCTTCATCACCTCGGTCGGCTTTGGGGAGGGCGGCGATCACCGCAAGCAGCTCGGCCTGCCCGGTGCGGGACCGGTGGCGATCATCACCGACCTGTGCATCATGGAGCCGGAAGCCGGCACCCACGAGTTCATCGTCACTTCCCTGCACCCGGGCGTGACCCGCGAGCAGGTGGTCGAGAACACCGGCTGGGCGATCCGCTTCGCCGATAAGGTGGCGGTCACCGAGGCGCCGAACGCGACCGAACTGGCCGCCCTGCGCGAGCTGGAAGCCCGCACCGCCGCCACCCACGGGCAGGCCGGAGGTGAAGAATGA